One window of Papaver somniferum cultivar HN1 chromosome 9, ASM357369v1, whole genome shotgun sequence genomic DNA carries:
- the LOC113312293 gene encoding uncharacterized protein LOC113312293, whose amino-acid sequence MPPRRDNTNGPQPNGEEGDDRRECMEATLDRVVGTLGTLVQVVETQLQGRVDLEKFLKVVGRKEFKGTEEPLEAERWLMGDTEGIRRVRNVAVWAEFETLFLDKYFHETAKAQMCAEFATLTQGDMTVSQLDKKFSEFERFGDNLVNTPLRRARKLQDALKPAIRVRLVPCRLTTYNDVLDTSLAIEADWNKNQNEREPRDQNRNQKRQRTDDTERNEKRQNINDAEKIVEPKVCYHCRIEGHFARDCPNLGLPSKPYANYVCHRCGSSDHFIKDCPMPRVYQHQNAYQHRYQTVPRQNDREKQPYQPRNDMRPFAPRQQSQGKLNHLATDEVHTEDATVQGSF is encoded by the exons ATGCCTCCTCGACGTGATAACACCAACGGTCCTCAACCAAatggagaagaaggagatgaCAGGAGGGAATGCATGGAAGCCACCCTTGATCGAGTTGTTGGGACATTGGGAACACTGGTACAGGTTGTTGAGACCCAACTCCAGGGTAGAGTGGACTTAGAAAAGTTCTTAAAGGTGGTTGGAAGAAAAGAATTTAAGGGAACTGAAGAACCTCTTGAGGCTGAAAGGTGGTTAATGGGGGATACAGAAGGA ATAAGACGAGTTCGAAATGTTGCTGTTTGGGCAGAGTTTGAAACGTTGTTCCTTGACAAGTATTTCCATGAGACAGCCAAAGCCCAGATGTGTGCTGAATTTGCAACCTTAACTCAGGGAGACATGACAGTTTCTCAATTGGACAAGAAGTTCAGTGAATTTGAACGTTTTGGAGATAACTTGGTTAATACGCCGTTACGAAGAGCAAGAAAACTTCAGGATGCGCTGAAACCTGCCATCCGTGTTAGGTTAGTACCATGTCGCCTCACCACTTATAATGATGTTCTTGATACTTCATTAGCTATAGAAGCGGACTGGAACAAAAACCAGAATGAAAGGGAGCCGAGAGATCAAAATAGGAACCAGAAACGTCAGCGTACTGATGATACTGAGAGGAACGAGAAGCGTCAGAATATTAATGATGCTGAGAAAATTGTTGAACCAAAGGTATGCTATCATTGTAGGATAGAGGGTCACTTTGCTAGGGATTGTCCTAATTTAGGGTTACCATCTAAACCATACGCAAACTATGTGTGCCACCGTTGTGGCAGTAGCGATCACTTTATCAAAGATTGTCCTATGCCACGAGTTTATCAACATCAGAATGCATACCAGCATCGATACCAGACCGTGCCAAGGCAGAATGATCGTGAGAAACAACCATATCAACCGAGAAACGATATGCGACCATTTGCGCCTAGACAACAGTCGCAAGGAAAACTGAACCATTTAGCAACTGATGAAGTGCATACAGAGGATGCGACTGTGCAAGGTAGTTTTTAA